A single Oncorhynchus mykiss isolate Arlee chromosome 24, USDA_OmykA_1.1, whole genome shotgun sequence DNA region contains:
- the LOC110503527 gene encoding mediator of RNA polymerase II transcription subunit 29, with product MAAQQQPGGPIPQVGMQQAATLQQQQLSQQQDFDPVHRFKMLIPQLKESLQNVMKIASLNLGHNTSIDNGIKSSDASVQRFDKSLEEFYALCDQLELCLRLAYECLSQSIDSAKHSPNLVPTATKPDTVQTESLSYSQYLSMIKSQISCAKDIHNALLECSKKIAGKGQQQGIL from the exons ATGGCAGCGCAGCAACAACCCGGTGGACCGATTCCACAAGTTGGAATGCAGCAAGCTGCTACACTTCAACAACAGCAGTTGAGTCAACAGCAAGATTTCGACCCAGTTCATCGATTCAAAATGCTTATTCCACAATTAAAAGAGAGCCTCCAG AATGTCATGAAGATTGCCTCTTTAAATTTGGGGCATAATACATCAATTGACAATGGCAT AAAGAGCAGCGATGCCAGTGTACAGCGGTTTGACAAGAGTCTGGAAGAGTTTTATGCCCTGTGCGATCAGCTGGAGCTCTGCTTA CGGCTTGCCTACGAGTGCTTATCCCAGAGCATTGACAGTGCCAAGCACTCTCCTAACTTGGTCCCAACAGCCACCAAGCCTGACACCGTACAGACCGAGTCCCTGTCCTACTCACAGTACCTCAGCATGATCAAGTCACAGATCTCCTGCGCCAAAGACATTCACAACGCTCTATTGGAGTGCTCCAAGAAAATTGCAGGAAAGGGCCAGCAGCAAGGAATCCTGTAG